A window of Hordeum vulgare subsp. vulgare chromosome 5H, MorexV3_pseudomolecules_assembly, whole genome shotgun sequence genomic DNA:
GGCGTTCGACCAGGATTTAGCAGGCAAGAGTCTGACTCGGGTAACATCCGCTTCAGCACGTCCGCACTCATTTATGCAATTCATGACAAGAGACGGTGCCGGCCTTATTCTCTACGTCGATCCAGATAAACCAGGCGGCTTACGCACTCCTCTTTCTTTAATCAAGGTCCTCATGTTTTCAGCTGCATCCCACTTGCCTGCCTCCGCGCTGATGTTAGACAGCAGAACAAAGTTCGAAGTCTTGCGAGGTTCCAGTTCAAATAACTTATCGGCTGCAAACTGCGCGAGCTCGTCATTCTTGTGTACCCGACATGCTCCAAGCAATGCACCCCATACACCAGCATTAGGCTGGATCTGCATTCCCTGAATAAGTTTAAAGGCTTCACTCAATCTCCCAGCCCTTCCAAGTAGATCCACCATGCAAGCATAGTGTTCTGCCACAGGCTGTAATGAGTATTCTTTTGTCATCGAGTTGAAGAAACCCAGCCCTTCGTCAATCAATCCTGCATGACTACAGGCTGATAAGACACCCACAAATGTGACCTCGTCGGGTCGGACATCATTGGCTTCCATTTCTCGGAAAACGGAGATCGCCTCGGTCCCACGGCCATTAGAAGCATAGCCATCAATGAGCGCATTCCATGAAACAATGTCCTGACCTGCCATCTCATCAAATATTTGTCTTGCTTCTAAGATCCGTCCACACTTGGCATATGCAGAAATCAGGGAATTTCCAGCACAGGAATCACTGATGTACCCACTCCTGACAAGTAGACTGTGGAATTGCCTCCCGACTTGCAAAGCAGCCAAGTCCGCGCATGCGCTGAGACAACACGCATATGTGGACCAGTCAGCCATCTTTGCGTCCCTTCTCATGAGCACGAAATATTGGAGTGCTTCGAAACAGAGCCCATTCTGAACAAACCCGGAGATAACTGAATTCCACGATACTGCATTCCTCTGATTCATCTTCCTGAATATACTTACTGCCTTGCGCATTTGACCATCATGGGCATAGCCAGAAATCATGGTGTTCCAAGAAACCATATCCTTGTTTGGCATTTGCTGGAACAACACCATGGCCTCGTCAAGCATTCCACAATGGACATAGCCAGATATCATCGTATTCCAGCACACAGCATCTCGGACTTCAAGTGCATCAAAGATGTGGCGTGCGTCATCGATCATCTTGCTCTGCAGATAGCCATGCATCAGTGCAGTCTTTGCTGCAAAACTGTCGAAAGGCATCTTGTTCAGCACATCCTTTGCTTCTTGGAGCTTACCAGCACGCACTAATGCACTTATCATTGTCGTCCATGAAATTGAGTTCTTATCTGGCATCTCTGCAAACAATCTATAGGCCTCATCCATGCGCGAAAGCCGCAAATACCCACCAAGCATCACATTCCAAGACACCACATTCCGTTCAGGCATTCCGTCGAACAATTCTCTCGCCTCACCTATCCTCCCTGCCCGGCAATAACCATTGAGCAAGGTGACCCAAGAAACGACATTAGGTGACGGAACTCTCTCAAAGAAGACAGCAGCCGCATTGAGATCTCCAGCGCGCACATAACCCTCCAGCATCAAGTTCCAGGACACCATGTCCCTTTGCGGCATCTCGTCAAAGAACTGGACCGCCCGAACTATTTTCTCATTGCGGGTCAACCCGACCAGCACCGAGTTCCAAGAAACTATGTCAGGGGATGGCATTTCCCGCAGCAACGTCACCGCGTCATCAAACCTGCCATTCTTCGCGTATCCAGAGATCATGGCATTGTAGCACGCCGTGCACTTCTTCCCAGGTATTCGATCGATCGTCTCCCTAGCAAGCTTGAGCTCCCCTGCGCGTGCATAACAGGAGACCATGAGCGTCCAGGAGAAGTCGTCCCGGACGGGCATTGCGTCAAACAGCTCCCGGGCGTCCGCGACACGGCCGTGGTCAGAGCAGGCCGCGATCATAGCGTTCCAGGAGACGAGATTGCGGCGGGGCATCTCGTTGAACAGGCGCCGCGCGTcggcgaggtggccgtggcgcGCGAGCGCGGAGAGCATGGCGTTGTAGGAGACGGTGTTGCGGTGGGGCATCTCATCGAACAAGCGGCGTGCCTCGGCCAGCTGTCCCGAACGCGCCAGTCGTGTGAGCTCCTGGTTGCTACGGAACACTGCGGAGGTCGCCGCCGCGGCGAAGCCGGTGGCCTTCGCCGCGGCCATGAGGTGGCTAGCCAGCGGTGGCGGGCGAAGGTGTGCGACTGACTGCACTGAGGAAGGGAGCAGCGGGTTCAGACTTCAGACTTGGAACATAAACTGGGCCGGCAAGCCGAATAGAAACGTAAACTATTGAAGCCCAACCGATCTGACGTTAATAGGCCTGTGCAAATTTTCTTTTAAAGAAATCGATTGTACAGCCCAAGTTAAACTCTTAGAGTCATAGGAGGAAAATCAAGATTATGCCTAGAAATCGAATAACCAACAAAATTCCAaggtttctaccttagaaaatgaTTTACTCCATGTAATCTTCAAAGAACAAAGACACCACATGCATGATAATCCTAGAATTATGTATATTAGATCACAGAATTACATAGGCGACCAAATAGTTCCAATCCATAGTTATTTTTTTGGACTAGGTTAGGAAGGACAATACTCACTATAGGATTCCTTGCAAATGGCTAGTCCTCACAATACTTTCATCTTCCTTTATTTGTCTCACATGCACCTTCTATTTATTCAAATTTGATGAGTAGCTGCGTTTGTACTATGTTAAGGAAAATCAAATTCATGTACAAAATTATGTGAAGCGTCCAAATGGACATGTATGTAAATCCATGCGTTCATGTTTCCTGTAGGATTCATTAAGTACTGATATCCAATCTTATCTTACTTGTATTTATGTGTAGCAGCCGCTTTGGCGTCTATGAATTATAAGCACAAAAAATGAGAATGGGGAAGAAACTACCgttgaaaataaagaaaaataaatgaaTATATGTTTGGTTAGAATGTGGGGTAAAAGCTAAAACACGAAAAGATGACTCGAGTAAAAAGGTGGtttgttcaaattttcaaaaagtaCTACTATTTTAAAACTTTCTTTATAAATTACGTAAGTTGTTCAGAAATTccaaaaaattataaatcaaaAAATTGTTCGCTTCTTTTCAAGGttttgaatttataaaaatagaatttCAAATAAAATCAAAGTATTTCCTGGAATTAAAAAATTCGTAAAAAAATATtcagaaattcaaaaaaataatgttttcatattttcaaaaaaaaaatgtttAGTAaacattaaaaaatgttcatgtttagttatttcaaaaatgtttttttattcCACTACTGCTTTCCAAAAACAACTGTttacaaattcaaaaaatattcatgtatTCAATTTTATTCCCCTTTTTTCCAAAAATGTTTGAGATTAGCCAAACAAAATCGCGTTACAAAAAATATCACGGCTTATAGTTCATATTGACCCGGAGGCCTATTTAGACACAATGATGTAGGTAGTACAGTGGCTAGGGGCGTCGTTAGGTCCTTGGTTCGATCCCCCACGCGTACTTcagttttttggattttttgcatTTGTTCCGTCGTAGTTCGCTCTCATCTGGCCGACCCAGTcggggtcccccccccccccggcacgaTGCGCCTCGCATATGAGGTCCCGACATATCCTATCAATGTGTTATGGTATTTTTGCATTTTGTTCGGTCGCGCTTCATCCTCAATTGGACCGACCCAATGAGGTGCACCCCC
This region includes:
- the LOC123395229 gene encoding pentatricopeptide repeat-containing protein At4g02750-like; this encodes MAAAKATGFAAAATSAVFRSNQELTRLARSGQLAEARRLFDEMPHRNTVSYNAMLSALARHGHLADARRLFNEMPRRNLVSWNAMIAACSDHGRVADARELFDAMPVRDDFSWTLMVSCYARAGELKLARETIDRIPGKKCTACYNAMISGYAKNGRFDDAVTLLREMPSPDIVSWNSVLVGLTRNEKIVRAVQFFDEMPQRDMVSWNLMLEGYVRAGDLNAAAVFFERVPSPNVVSWVTLLNGYCRAGRIGEARELFDGMPERNVVSWNVMLGGYLRLSRMDEAYRLFAEMPDKNSISWTTMISALVRAGKLQEAKDVLNKMPFDSFAAKTALMHGYLQSKMIDDARHIFDALEVRDAVCWNTMISGYVHCGMLDEAMVLFQQMPNKDMVSWNTMISGYAHDGQMRKAVSIFRKMNQRNAVSWNSVISGFVQNGLCFEALQYFVLMRRDAKMADWSTYACCLSACADLAALQVGRQFHSLLVRSGYISDSCAGNSLISAYAKCGRILEARQIFDEMAGQDIVSWNALIDGYASNGRGTEAISVFREMEANDVRPDEVTFVGVLSACSHAGLIDEGLGFFNSMTKEYSLQPVAEHYACMVDLLGRAGRLSEAFKLIQGMQIQPNAGVWGALLGACRVHKNDELAQFAADKLFELEPRKTSNFVLLSNISAEAGKWDAAENMRTLIKERGVRKPPGLSGST